One Desulfovibrio inopinatus DSM 10711 genomic window, GTAAGTATCTTGGAAGGAAATATGGACAGCCTCGTTCTTCCATATGTCAAGACATCATGCATGCAAATTTTCCTGAACGAAGTGAGTTCGCGTTATCCGAATGAACGCATCCTTATGATTGCTGACGGGGCTGGATGGCACAAAAGTAAATCCTTGATCATTCCATGGAATATCAAACTCATTATACAACCACCATATTCTCCAGAACTCAACCCCGTGGAGCATATATGGGACGAAGTAAAAGAAAAATACTTTCACAATAGAGTATTTGATGATCTTGCCAGCTTGGAAAATCATCTTGTCAGCTCACTCTCAAATCTTGAAACTGACCATAAACGAGTCAAATCCATTGTAGCTTGGCAATGGATTATTAAAGCTATTTCGAATTAGAATTGGAATAAGACATAAACAATCGATCCAAATCCCTCGCGTTGCCGGAGAGCACATCCGCAAACTGGCATCCGATAGCCAGTCTTTGGGATAAAACTGAAACGCCGGTGCCTTCCCCATTCGTTCACCGCCTTTCTTGTTGGACGTAGTGAGTGTTCCGGTCGATTGACCGCATGAATCGCTCTGTCTGGAGGTATGCAGAAACCACCTGATAAAAAACCAAACAATCCAAGGTGATTATATGTGAAGCATACGTAATTGTCAATCAAAATACGTTTTTAGCGTACTTAACACATACATTGCATACGGTGAACGTAAAGACACCCCAACGAATATGGGAAAAAATAAATGATTTTCTGTGGAGCAAATTATGAAGAAAAATGAAGGGCGCGATTCGCAAAGGTGCAACACGACGTTGTGTACGATGCCCACGATCGATGAGCAGTCAGGAAAAACTTGACGGCTCACCGATCATGAAAAGCATACCGTACCTACCGGTGTTATCCCCCAAAGGGTTGTTGTATCCAGTAATCCACATCCGGGTCGATGTGGGTCAGGCCAAATTCTTGACCGAGTTCGAAAAGCAGGATGAGACCGAAGAGGACAAGCATGATCCATCCTAACATTTTGCTTTTCGTACTCTTCTGGCGCAACAGCAAAATGCTGGGCAGGATGCCGAAAAAGATACAGACGCCGATTCCGCCCACGACATTGAGCGCCACCAAAAACACATCCGGATAGGCCAGCGACACGAAAAGCGGCGGAATAAAGGCCACAATCCAAATCACGAGTTTATGATCAACGTGGAAGGTATTGGAACTCAGGTCTTTCAAAAAATCCAACAGCGCCACACCATTGGCCATGAATGCGGCCGTCATGGACAAAATGGCGAACACCAGGCCCACATTGGTAAATAACGATGATTGCAGGAGCTTAGATAATGGAACGGTTGCTGGAAGATTCACCTGGAATGCATGAAGAATACTGATGTTATCCGGTCCCTCCATGGGCAAGGCACAAAACACAACCACGGTCCACGACAAATTCATGACCAGCCCGATGAGCGACCCGATATACATGGCTTTGCGCACCGCTCCTCTGTCCTGGCCCAATTCTCTGCATACCGTAGGTATCAGGTTGTGATACAAAAACGCGGTCAGCACCACCGGCAACGCCGCAGGGAGAAATCCCCATTGCAACGGCATCGCACGAGCAATATCGACCTCCGGCAGCAC contains:
- a CDS encoding IS630 family transposase — its product is MEKKLKFIVQDNTQGWQEDLPLRLMFQDEARFGLISEARRCWCPKPERPICKTMISQQYTYAYSAVSILEGNMDSLVLPYVKTSCMQIFLNEVSSRYPNERILMIADGAGWHKSKSLIIPWNIKLIIQPPYSPELNPVEHIWDEVKEKYFHNRVFDDLASLENHLVSSLSNLETDHKRVKSIVAWQWIIKAISN
- a CDS encoding aromatic amino acid transport family protein, which encodes MRTSGQPVLTVALMVTGNLLGAGILALPINLGPAGILPATVGIILVWALMLLSSYILADQKELVTGETGGLPSFFALKLGPIGKWVAVVSDLIILYGVLTAYLVGVTSILVNLFNLEQGWVITLGFFVIVAGLTSFGTAILRRCNAVIMIVMVATFLVLSAMVLPEVDIARAMPLQWGFLPAALPVVLTAFLYHNLIPTVCRELGQDRGAVRKAMYIGSLIGLVMNLSWTVVVFCALPMEGPDNISILHAFQVNLPATVPLSKLLQSSLFTNVGLVFAILSMTAAFMANGVALLDFLKDLSSNTFHVDHKLVIWIVAFIPPLFVSLAYPDVFLVALNVVGGIGVCIFFGILPSILLLRQKSTKSKMLGWIMLVLFGLILLFELGQEFGLTHIDPDVDYWIQQPFGG